In Dysgonomonadaceae bacterium zrk40, one genomic interval encodes:
- the nusA gene encoding transcription termination/antitermination protein NusA, translating into MGKKKETISLIDTFSEFNELKNIDKATLISVLEESFRNVISKANGTDENYDIIINPDKGDLEIWRNRTIVEDDELEDPNLEITLSEALKIDEDFEVGEEVTDEVSLEHFGRRTILNLRQTLASKILELEKDNLYNKYKEKVGEIVSGEVYQIWKKELLLLDDEHNELILPKTEQIPSDFFRKGEHARAVVARVENKNNNPRIILSRTSPVFLERLFEQEIPEIADGLITIKGIARIPGERAKVAVEAYDDRIDPVGACVGMKGFRIHGIVRELRNENIDVINFTNNTTLFIQRALSPARINSITLKEEERRAEVFLNPEEVSLAIGKGGANIKLASMLTGYNIEVFRDIDEVDEEDIYLDEFRDEIDGWVIDQLKKIGCSTAKNVLATSRERLIREADLEEDTVDEVLAILRYEFEEEEAAEEEGDSDAEFGNEFSGEEEDADLVSNQEDTDLNSEQEDADSGQAEETEEEEEVK; encoded by the coding sequence ATGGGCAAGAAGAAAGAAACCATCAGTCTCATAGATACTTTTTCCGAATTCAACGAACTGAAGAATATCGACAAAGCTACACTGATCAGTGTGCTGGAAGAGTCGTTCCGCAATGTTATTTCAAAGGCGAACGGAACCGACGAGAATTACGATATCATCATCAATCCCGACAAGGGAGACCTGGAGATCTGGCGTAACCGCACCATTGTTGAAGATGACGAGCTGGAGGATCCCAACCTGGAGATCACGCTCAGCGAAGCACTGAAGATTGACGAAGATTTTGAGGTGGGAGAAGAGGTGACAGATGAGGTTTCACTAGAGCACTTCGGACGCCGCACCATCCTTAACCTGCGGCAAACGCTGGCATCCAAGATACTGGAACTGGAGAAGGACAACCTATACAACAAATACAAGGAGAAGGTTGGTGAGATCGTCTCGGGTGAAGTCTACCAGATCTGGAAGAAAGAACTGTTGCTGCTCGATGATGAGCACAACGAACTGATCCTGCCCAAGACCGAACAGATTCCGAGTGACTTCTTCCGGAAGGGAGAGCATGCACGCGCTGTGGTAGCCCGTGTGGAAAACAAGAACAACAATCCCAGGATCATCCTCTCACGCACCTCTCCGGTATTTCTGGAGCGGCTCTTCGAGCAGGAGATACCTGAGATCGCCGATGGGCTGATTACCATCAAGGGGATTGCACGCATCCCGGGTGAACGTGCCAAGGTGGCCGTTGAGGCCTACGATGATCGCATCGACCCGGTAGGTGCCTGTGTGGGGATGAAAGGATTCCGTATCCACGGCATCGTGCGTGAGTTGCGCAACGAGAACATCGACGTAATCAACTTCACCAACAACACCACGCTCTTCATCCAGCGTGCACTGAGTCCAGCCCGCATCAACTCCATTACCCTCAAAGAAGAGGAGAGGCGCGCAGAGGTATTCCTCAACCCTGAGGAGGTATCACTGGCCATCGGCAAAGGTGGCGCCAACATCAAGCTGGCCTCGATGCTTACAGGTTACAACATTGAAGTGTTCCGCGACATCGACGAGGTGGACGAAGAGGACATCTACCTGGATGAATTCCGCGACGAGATCGACGGATGGGTGATCGACCAGTTGAAGAAAATAGGCTGCTCTACCGCCAAGAACGTACTGGCCACGAGCCGTGAGCGGTTGATACGCGAAGCAGACCTGGAAGAGGACACCGTAGATGAAGTGTTGGCAATCCTTCGCTATGAATTTGAAGAAGAGGAGGCAGCAGAAGAAGAAGGCGACAGCGACGCTGAATTTGGCAACGAGTTCTCCGGTGAGGAGGAGGATGCCGATTTAGTCTCCAACCAGGAGGATACCGATCTAAACTCCGAGCAGGAGGATGCAGATAGCGGGCAAGCCGAAGAGACTGAAGAAGAGGAAGAGGTGAAGTAA
- a CDS encoding bifunctional UDP-N-acetylmuramoyl-tripeptide:D-alanyl-D-alanine ligase/alanine racemase, translated as MNYTIQQIASVLQLPVKILHPCMIRQMLTDSRRLTDPATTLFFALETRSNDAHRFVTDLYQEGVRSFVVTKMLPEWAAFSDANFLPVKNSLAALQKIAGWHRSHFEIPVIGITGSNGKTIVKEWLYQLLEKDYNITRSPRSYNSQIGVPLSVWQLDEKSTLGIFEAGISQPDEMEQLEPIIKPTIGVLTKIGEAHQENFTSLQQKCMEKLELFVNCDVFIYDEDNDLVSRCVDLMVLSQKSFSWSRRNSDAPLYISDVVKSETHTLIRYSFLNFEYSFQIPFTDEASIENAISCLAVALYLHVSPTELADRMRQLEPVAMRLELRKGKQGCLIINDTYNSDINSIRIALDFQQQRHQEGSLKKTVILSDILQSGLSPRSLYRRVAELTEQGGIQKLIGIGPEISANGEVFAQQEKIFFPSTDEFIRSGLWKTFREELILLKGARKYHFERISTLLEERIHETQLEVDLDAVVHNFNFYKSKLQPHTKLVCMVKANGYGAGAVEIAKTLQYHRCDYLAVAVAEEGILLRNEGITLPVMVLNPEVNGFEELLTHDLEPEVYNFRILEAYIKEAERRGITDYPIHLKIDSGMHRLGFLPEQIPVLTERLSEQKGLKVLSVFSHLSASESWLFDDFTRQQMDSFHMAANAIEEALQYKVWKHILNSAGMERFPAAEWDMARLGIGLYGISASGLQGPRNVSTLKTTILQIKEVAANETIGYGRKEMLSRNARIATIRFGYADGLNRQFGNRRGKVLINGFPAPIIGNVCMDLCMVDVTDIPAREGDVVILFGEQLSVIEQAESIGTIPYEILTSLSPRVKRIYIKE; from the coding sequence ATGAACTACACCATTCAACAGATCGCATCAGTCCTGCAACTGCCGGTAAAGATACTGCATCCCTGCATGATCCGTCAGATGCTGACCGACAGTCGCAGACTTACTGATCCGGCTACCACTCTCTTCTTTGCACTCGAAACACGCAGCAACGATGCCCATCGATTTGTGACCGATCTCTATCAGGAAGGGGTGCGCAGTTTTGTGGTGACAAAGATGCTCCCTGAGTGGGCTGCCTTCAGCGATGCCAATTTTCTTCCGGTGAAGAATAGTCTTGCCGCGCTGCAGAAGATCGCTGGATGGCACCGATCGCACTTTGAGATACCGGTGATTGGCATCACAGGAAGCAATGGGAAGACCATCGTTAAGGAGTGGCTATACCAACTGCTGGAGAAAGATTACAACATCACCCGATCTCCACGCAGTTACAACTCACAGATTGGCGTACCCCTGTCGGTATGGCAACTGGATGAAAAAAGCACGCTGGGCATTTTTGAAGCCGGCATCTCGCAACCCGACGAGATGGAACAGCTGGAACCGATCATTAAACCGACCATCGGCGTCCTGACCAAGATAGGGGAGGCCCACCAGGAGAATTTCACCTCTCTCCAGCAAAAATGTATGGAGAAACTGGAGCTCTTCGTCAACTGTGATGTCTTTATCTACGATGAAGACAACGACCTTGTATCGCGTTGTGTTGATCTGATGGTGCTTTCACAGAAGTCATTCTCCTGGTCGAGGAGAAACAGCGATGCACCGCTTTACATCTCCGATGTAGTAAAAAGTGAAACGCATACACTGATTCGTTACTCTTTCCTTAACTTTGAATACTCATTTCAGATCCCTTTTACCGATGAGGCTTCGATCGAGAATGCCATCAGCTGTCTGGCGGTGGCTCTCTACCTGCATGTGTCACCAACGGAGCTGGCCGATAGAATGAGACAGCTTGAACCGGTAGCCATGCGCCTGGAGTTACGCAAAGGCAAACAGGGATGCCTGATCATCAATGATACCTATAACTCCGACATCAACTCCATCCGGATCGCACTCGATTTTCAGCAACAACGCCATCAGGAAGGATCTCTGAAAAAAACAGTGATTCTCTCCGACATTCTGCAAAGTGGCTTGTCACCCCGTTCCCTTTACCGGAGGGTGGCGGAATTGACGGAACAGGGGGGGATTCAAAAATTAATCGGAATCGGGCCTGAAATATCAGCCAACGGAGAGGTTTTTGCGCAGCAGGAGAAGATTTTCTTTCCCTCCACCGATGAGTTCATTCGCTCAGGTCTCTGGAAAACATTCCGGGAAGAGCTGATCCTTTTAAAAGGGGCACGTAAATATCATTTCGAACGAATCAGCACACTCCTTGAAGAGCGCATCCATGAGACACAACTGGAGGTGGACCTTGATGCGGTGGTGCACAACTTTAACTTCTACAAGTCGAAACTTCAGCCTCATACCAAGCTGGTTTGTATGGTGAAAGCCAACGGATATGGTGCCGGTGCCGTCGAGATTGCCAAAACTCTGCAGTATCATCGCTGCGATTACCTTGCCGTGGCCGTTGCCGAAGAGGGCATTCTCCTCAGAAATGAAGGTATCACGTTGCCGGTGATGGTGCTCAATCCAGAGGTGAACGGCTTTGAGGAACTTTTAACACACGATCTTGAACCGGAGGTATACAACTTCAGGATCCTGGAGGCATACATCAAAGAGGCAGAAAGAAGAGGAATCACAGACTACCCCATACACCTGAAAATTGATAGCGGCATGCATCGGCTTGGTTTCCTTCCCGAACAGATTCCTGTCCTGACTGAACGACTAAGTGAACAGAAGGGACTGAAAGTGCTCTCTGTGTTTTCACATCTTTCTGCCAGCGAAAGCTGGTTGTTCGATGATTTTACCCGTCAGCAGATGGATAGCTTTCATATGGCGGCCAATGCCATTGAGGAGGCATTGCAATACAAAGTATGGAAACATATCCTCAACTCAGCGGGTATGGAGCGTTTTCCGGCCGCGGAATGGGACATGGCACGACTGGGTATCGGTCTTTATGGCATCAGTGCCAGTGGTCTGCAGGGGCCGAGGAATGTCTCTACGCTGAAGACAACTATTCTTCAGATCAAGGAGGTAGCTGCTAACGAAACAATTGGTTACGGTAGAAAAGAGATGCTGTCGCGGAATGCTCGCATTGCCACCATACGCTTTGGTTATGCCGATGGCTTAAACCGGCAGTTTGGCAATCGCAGGGGGAAGGTGTTAATCAACGGGTTTCCGGCACCCATCATTGGAAATGTCTGTATGGATCTCTGCATGGTAGATGTGACTGACATCCCTGCACGGGAGGGTGATGTGGTTATTCTCTTTGGGGAGCAGCTTTCGGTCATTGAGCAGGCCGAATCGATCGGAACCATTCCTTATGAGATTCTCACCTCTCTATCCCCACGTGTGAAACGCATCTACATCAAGGAGTAG
- a CDS encoding RNA polymerase sigma factor RpoD/SigA gives MRQLKITKSITNRESASLDKYLQEIGREDLITVEEEVELAQAIKKGDRQALEKLTRANLRFVVSVAKQYQNQGLSLPDLINEGNLGLIKAAEKFDETRGFKFISYAVWWIRQSILQALAEQSRIVRLPLNQVGSLNKISKAFQKFEQENERRPSAEELAIELDITVDKVTDSLKVSGRHISMDAPFVEGEDNSLLDVLVNDDAPIADRTLINESLQKEIDRALSTLTERESDIIKMFFGIGCQEMTLEEIGDKFQLTRERVRQIKEKAIRRLRQDSRSKLLKSYLG, from the coding sequence ATGAGACAACTAAAAATTACAAAATCGATCACCAATCGTGAAAGCGCTTCACTCGACAAATACCTTCAGGAGATTGGCCGAGAGGATCTGATCACCGTGGAGGAAGAGGTGGAGTTGGCACAGGCGATCAAGAAAGGCGACCGGCAGGCTCTGGAAAAACTCACCAGGGCAAACCTGCGCTTTGTGGTATCGGTGGCCAAACAGTACCAGAACCAGGGCCTCAGTTTGCCGGACTTGATTAACGAGGGAAACCTGGGATTGATTAAGGCTGCCGAAAAGTTTGACGAGACCCGGGGATTCAAGTTTATCAGTTACGCCGTTTGGTGGATTCGCCAGTCGATTCTGCAGGCCCTGGCAGAGCAGTCTCGCATCGTACGGTTGCCGCTCAATCAGGTGGGTTCACTCAATAAGATCAGCAAAGCCTTTCAGAAATTCGAACAGGAGAATGAACGACGTCCTTCAGCCGAGGAACTTGCAATAGAGTTGGATATCACTGTAGACAAGGTAACCGACTCATTAAAGGTGTCGGGAAGGCACATCTCCATGGATGCTCCCTTTGTGGAGGGTGAAGACAACAGTCTGTTGGATGTGCTTGTCAACGACGATGCCCCTATTGCAGACCGCACCCTGATCAACGAGTCTCTGCAGAAGGAGATTGACCGTGCCCTCTCCACGCTTACCGAGCGGGAAAGTGACATCATCAAAATGTTCTTCGGCATCGGGTGTCAGGAGATGACACTTGAGGAGATCGGTGACAAGTTCCAACTCACGCGTGAGCGTGTCCGACAGATCAAGGAGAAAGCAATCCGCAGGTTGCGGCAGGACTCACGGAGTAAACTGTTAAAAAGCTATCTGGGATAA
- a CDS encoding class I SAM-dependent rRNA methyltransferase yields the protein MYQSIQLKPKKDESLRRFHPWVFSGALTQAPSTLAEGDVVRVLAADGSFLGVGHYQIGSIAVRILSFQDQPIDNDFYLTALTSALQLRKELKLLRSDNNTYRLVHGEGDNLPGLIIDIYGDTAVIQAHSVGMHRDLEQIMAALKEVMVTEGLNHIYYKSEGTLPFKAELGAQDGYLWGGKQTDAVALENGLQFQIDWLRGQKTGFFIDQRENRKLLEEHAAGRRMLNMFCYTGGFSVYGLRGGASLVDSVDSSSKAVSITDRNITMNFGDEPRHHSFSQDAFRYLKETPEGKYDLMVLDPPAFAKHRGAVNNALQGYKKLNLAAMAKIAPGGILFSFSCSQAITREQFRLAVFSAAAISGRKVRILHQLSQPADHPINIYHPEGEYLKGLVLRVE from the coding sequence ATGTATCAATCAATTCAATTGAAACCGAAAAAGGATGAATCGCTCAGGCGCTTTCATCCGTGGGTTTTCTCAGGTGCTCTCACCCAGGCACCCTCTACACTCGCTGAGGGAGATGTGGTGCGTGTGTTGGCTGCCGACGGGAGCTTCCTGGGTGTGGGGCATTACCAGATAGGCAGCATCGCTGTGCGCATCCTCTCCTTCCAAGATCAGCCCATCGACAACGATTTCTACCTGACAGCGCTCACCAGCGCCTTACAGTTGCGAAAAGAACTGAAACTGTTGCGTAGCGACAACAATACCTACCGTTTGGTGCATGGTGAAGGGGACAATCTGCCAGGACTGATCATCGATATCTATGGTGACACCGCCGTGATACAGGCCCACTCGGTGGGGATGCACCGTGACCTGGAACAGATCATGGCTGCTTTGAAAGAGGTGATGGTCACAGAGGGCCTGAATCATATCTATTATAAATCGGAAGGGACACTGCCTTTTAAGGCTGAACTGGGTGCTCAGGACGGCTATCTGTGGGGTGGGAAGCAGACTGATGCCGTTGCCCTTGAAAACGGATTGCAGTTCCAGATTGACTGGCTCCGCGGGCAGAAGACCGGGTTCTTTATCGATCAGCGTGAGAATAGGAAACTGCTGGAAGAGCATGCAGCCGGCCGCCGAATGCTCAACATGTTCTGCTACACCGGTGGTTTCTCAGTCTACGGCCTGCGTGGAGGTGCCTCACTGGTCGATTCGGTGGACAGCTCCTCAAAAGCGGTCTCCATCACCGATCGAAACATCACGATGAACTTCGGTGATGAACCCCGACACCACTCTTTTTCCCAGGATGCATTCCGTTATCTGAAAGAGACTCCCGAAGGTAAATATGACCTGATGGTGCTCGATCCTCCGGCCTTTGCCAAACATCGCGGTGCGGTGAACAATGCACTCCAGGGGTACAAGAAGCTCAATCTGGCGGCCATGGCAAAAATTGCGCCCGGAGGCATTCTCTTCAGCTTCTCATGCTCTCAGGCCATTACAAGGGAACAATTCCGGCTTGCTGTCTTCAGCGCAGCAGCCATATCGGGAAGAAAGGTGAGGATCCTTCATCAATTGTCGCAACCGGCAGACCACCCCATCAACATCTATCATCCGGAAGGGGAATATCTGAAAGGATTGGTACTTCGGGTGGAATAA
- a CDS encoding 3'-5' exonuclease domain-containing protein 2 encodes MGLTITKEQLAELPKETFNGSIIVVDHQEEVAAAVAYLSNHKAIGFDTETKPSFKRGQNHKVALMQLATDEVCYLFRLNRIGYPKELVQLMSNPDIKKIGLSLRDDFAAIRQRSVRKPENFIDLQLFVDKFGIDDNSLQKIYALLFGKKISKSQRLSNWEAPQLTPAQQAYAAIDAWACLHIYNHLVDSDSPTTKQQD; translated from the coding sequence GTGGGATTAACCATTACCAAAGAGCAACTGGCCGAATTGCCGAAAGAGACCTTTAACGGCAGCATAATTGTTGTAGATCATCAGGAGGAGGTGGCAGCGGCTGTAGCTTATCTCAGCAACCATAAGGCCATAGGTTTCGATACAGAAACAAAGCCTTCGTTCAAGCGGGGACAGAACCACAAGGTGGCACTGATGCAGCTGGCTACCGATGAGGTTTGCTATCTCTTCCGTCTCAACCGTATCGGCTATCCCAAAGAATTGGTACAGCTTATGAGCAATCCCGACATCAAAAAAATAGGTCTCTCCCTGCGTGACGACTTTGCTGCCATCAGGCAGCGATCGGTACGTAAGCCTGAGAACTTCATTGATCTGCAGCTTTTCGTTGACAAGTTCGGCATCGATGACAACAGCCTGCAGAAGATATATGCCCTGCTCTTCGGAAAGAAGATATCAAAGAGTCAGCGCCTCTCCAACTGGGAGGCACCTCAACTGACCCCCGCGCAGCAAGCCTATGCCGCCATCGATGCCTGGGCCTGCCTTCACATCTACAACCATCTGGTCGATTCCGACAGCCCTACAACCAAACAACAAGATTAA
- a CDS encoding GSCFA domain-containing protein, giving the protein MEFRTRIDITEGEVMINHSTEMMMLGSCFSEEIGSKLLAHKFRVDVNPFGILYNPFSVSEALARIISGNPFSEHDLFYYNGMYHSPMHHGAFSSPRLEEGLQLINKRFEKAVALLPLTDLLMVTFGTAWAYHRKDDDKIVANCHKLPANLFERTRLSIGEITREWVVLIQRLFQLNPQMKILFTVSPVRHMKDGAHENQLSKATLMLAIEQLQTLFPRQLYYFPAYELMLDELRDYRFYGDDMLHPSSLAVNYIWEEFSRCCFSPETVAVNREWSVIRQALEHRPLHPDSEAFSRFRQQTREKLEAFARRHPSISCEEERLKLNL; this is encoded by the coding sequence ATGGAATTTCGTACACGCATTGATATTACGGAAGGTGAGGTGATGATCAATCACAGCACTGAAATGATGATGCTTGGTTCCTGTTTTTCTGAAGAGATAGGCAGCAAGCTTCTTGCGCATAAGTTTCGTGTGGATGTCAATCCTTTTGGCATTCTCTACAATCCCTTCTCTGTGTCAGAGGCTCTTGCGAGAATAATCTCAGGAAATCCCTTCAGTGAGCATGATCTTTTTTACTACAACGGGATGTATCACAGCCCGATGCACCACGGTGCGTTTTCATCACCACGGTTGGAAGAGGGCCTGCAATTGATCAACAAGCGATTTGAAAAAGCAGTGGCTCTGTTGCCGCTGACTGATCTGCTGATGGTCACCTTTGGCACTGCCTGGGCCTATCACCGGAAAGATGACGATAAAATTGTAGCCAACTGTCACAAATTACCGGCAAACCTGTTTGAACGTACTCGCCTGTCGATCGGAGAAATCACCCGGGAGTGGGTAGTGCTGATTCAACGTCTGTTTCAGCTTAATCCCCAAATGAAAATACTTTTCACGGTAAGCCCCGTCCGGCATATGAAGGATGGAGCACATGAGAACCAACTGAGCAAGGCTACTCTCATGTTGGCAATTGAACAACTTCAAACGTTGTTTCCAAGGCAGCTATACTATTTCCCTGCCTATGAACTTATGCTTGACGAGCTACGTGATTACCGTTTCTATGGTGATGATATGCTGCATCCCTCCTCCTTGGCGGTGAATTATATATGGGAGGAATTCTCCCGATGCTGTTTTTCTCCAGAAACAGTTGCGGTGAACAGAGAGTGGTCGGTCATTCGTCAGGCATTGGAACATCGTCCACTACATCCCGACAGCGAGGCTTTCAGTCGCTTTCGCCAACAGACGAGAGAGAAGCTGGAGGCGTTTGCCCGTCGTCATCCCTCAATCTCCTGTGAAGAGGAGAGATTAAAGCTGAACTTGTGA
- a CDS encoding OmpA family protein has protein sequence MKKFSLLLFSALVAFSISAQEVQNVSEGTVYLKNKGSDNWYMGLGGGTNLYMTTGEADADAGLGDRLGWNGQLEIGRWNSPNWGARLVIDGGHIKHVAAGLDPEQNWVGGHVDLMYNIINAWGSYNPDRVYSLIPYAGVGYMYGLNEDWKKPNPDGDLFKNQNQSLTYNAGLINNFQLSNSVALFLELGVRIVQESFDGSGVVGNREYDGMLTGVAGLKFGLGGKQDFTPAELMDYNLINDLNSQINRLRAENEELRLRPESCPECPEVEPTVVNEAVYVPNVVFFRINSAKIDKGQQISVHNTAEYMKANPDAKVNIVAYADAQTGTPEYNFALSEKRARAVADALTNDYAIDSDRISIDWKGDTEQPYAENDWNRVAIFFVD, from the coding sequence ATGAAAAAATTTAGTTTACTTTTATTTTCGGCACTTGTTGCGTTCAGCATCAGTGCACAGGAGGTACAGAATGTTTCTGAGGGTACTGTATACCTGAAGAACAAAGGTAGTGACAACTGGTATATGGGTCTCGGCGGCGGAACAAACCTCTACATGACCACAGGTGAGGCCGATGCTGATGCAGGACTTGGCGATCGTCTTGGTTGGAATGGTCAATTGGAAATCGGACGCTGGAATTCACCCAACTGGGGAGCTCGCTTGGTAATCGACGGTGGTCACATCAAGCATGTTGCTGCCGGACTCGACCCCGAACAAAACTGGGTGGGTGGTCATGTGGACCTGATGTACAACATCATCAATGCATGGGGCAGCTACAACCCCGACCGCGTATACAGCCTGATACCTTATGCTGGTGTCGGTTACATGTACGGCCTGAATGAAGACTGGAAGAAACCCAATCCTGACGGAGACCTGTTCAAAAATCAGAACCAATCTTTGACCTACAATGCTGGTTTGATCAACAATTTCCAGTTGTCAAACAGTGTAGCTCTTTTCCTTGAACTGGGAGTAAGAATTGTACAGGAATCATTTGACGGCAGTGGAGTGGTAGGAAATCGTGAATACGACGGTATGCTCACCGGTGTTGCAGGTCTGAAGTTTGGCCTGGGCGGCAAACAGGATTTCACTCCTGCCGAGCTGATGGACTACAACCTGATCAACGACCTGAACAGCCAGATCAACAGACTGCGTGCTGAAAACGAAGAGCTGAGACTCAGACCCGAATCTTGCCCCGAGTGCCCGGAAGTAGAACCCACTGTTGTAAACGAAGCAGTTTATGTTCCCAACGTAGTATTCTTCCGCATCAACTCTGCCAAGATCGACAAGGGTCAGCAGATCAGCGTTCACAACACTGCTGAATACATGAAGGCCAATCCCGATGCCAAGGTAAACATCGTAGCTTACGCCGATGCACAGACCGGAACACCGGAATACAACTTCGCACTCTCAGAAAAACGTGCAAGAGCCGTTGCTGACGCATTGACCAATGACTATGCTATTGACAGCGATCGCATCTCTATCGACTGGAAGGGTGACACCGAACAGCCTTATGCAGAAAACGACTGGAACCGTGTTGCTATCTTCTTTGTAGATTAA
- a CDS encoding DUF5063 domain-containing protein: MEKEEKSQIAYHKNVIDFVTVAAELCHFLESEAEISRKEWVERMLRLLPLLYVKTLLLPQASMLSEEVPPTFVREEDYARVVNRIAEVMGEEDTYLDVFVDEMKYSDRPISAFVSENLADLYQDIRNFVSVYQFELSDQMEDALAVCRENFLLYWGQKLVNVLRPLHALKCRFEENGTDEETDINNIEELWD, encoded by the coding sequence ATGGAGAAAGAGGAGAAGAGTCAAATAGCATACCACAAAAATGTGATTGATTTTGTAACCGTGGCAGCAGAGCTTTGTCACTTCCTGGAGAGTGAGGCTGAGATTTCGCGAAAAGAGTGGGTGGAGAGGATGCTAAGACTGTTGCCCTTGCTCTATGTGAAAACCTTGTTGTTGCCACAAGCATCGATGCTGAGCGAAGAGGTGCCCCCCACATTTGTGCGGGAAGAGGATTACGCACGGGTGGTCAATCGCATTGCTGAGGTGATGGGCGAAGAAGATACTTATCTGGATGTGTTTGTCGATGAGATGAAGTACAGTGATCGTCCCATTTCAGCATTTGTCTCTGAGAATCTGGCCGATTTGTACCAGGATATCCGTAACTTTGTTTCGGTATATCAATTTGAACTGTCCGATCAGATGGAGGATGCATTGGCAGTCTGCCGGGAGAACTTTTTGCTCTACTGGGGACAGAAACTGGTGAATGTGCTTCGCCCGCTGCATGCACTAAAGTGCAGGTTTGAAGAGAATGGAACCGATGAAGAAACGGATATTAATAACATTGAAGAATTGTGGGATTAA
- the rimP gene encoding ribosome assembly cofactor RimP codes for MIDKNMLITLTEEYLKDTTNYLVDLTLGSDNSIIVEIDNDEGVDIDQCAALSRHIEGQLDRDSEDFELTVTSAGLTSPFKTVRQYRKYEGKEVEVLTRTGVKHSGILRSSDDEGFTLTVTRKVKPEGAKRKQEVEEDLRFSYDDVKHTKYLIRFK; via the coding sequence ATGATCGACAAAAACATGCTTATCACCCTCACGGAGGAGTATCTGAAAGATACGACCAACTACCTGGTGGATCTCACCCTGGGTAGTGATAACAGCATCATCGTGGAGATTGACAACGATGAGGGTGTGGACATTGATCAGTGCGCTGCGTTGAGCCGTCACATAGAGGGTCAGCTTGACCGCGACAGCGAGGATTTTGAGTTGACAGTCACCTCGGCAGGACTCACATCTCCCTTCAAGACTGTGCGTCAGTACCGCAAGTATGAGGGCAAAGAGGTAGAGGTGCTCACCCGTACCGGTGTCAAGCACAGTGGTATCCTGCGTTCGTCTGATGATGAGGGTTTCACCCTGACGGTCACACGCAAGGTAAAACCTGAAGGGGCAAAACGCAAACAGGAAGTGGAAGAGGATCTCCGCTTCTCATACGATGATGTGAAACATACTAAATATCTTATACGATTCAAATAA